The nucleotide window GGAAGCGGGAATCCAGTCAAGGCTTTCTCATCAGCACTGATTGATCCAGGAGTAGATGCCCGCCTTCGCGGGCATGACGCAAGAGGAAACTGACCCACGACCCTATCTGTTGTCCTCCTTCAATCGTTTATGCGCCATGACAGGAGGAGAAGTCCTGTCCAGCCCTTGCGAGGGTGAAATCTGTTTGGTAGTCTTGGCCCCTTTGCTTGCCCGGAGGTGCCGCGTGAAATTCGGCCTGATTACAAAATGCTCGACTATCCCTGCCTCGATGATCGCCTTGCTGCTCTGTGTGAGCTGGCCGGGCAACAGCGCTGCCCTTGATTCGAGTGAGGAGAGCGCCGAGCAGCAACAGTTGGTCGATCAGGCGACATCGACGTTCGAACGGTTCCTGGCCGAACCGGGCCTTGCCGCCGGTTATCGGCTCAAACCCGACAGCATGAAGGCCGTGTTTATCGTTCCTAAATTGTGGCGCGGCGCCGTGGTCGTCGGCGGATCCGGCGGTCGTGGCGTGCTGTTGGCGCGGGATCTCGTAAAAGGGGGATGGTCGCCGCCGGCCTTCTATACGATGAGCTCGACCAGTTTCGGACCCCAGGTCGGGGTGGACTCGTCGGAGCTGATTCTCATCGTCCAGACTTTTGCCGCTCTCGAGCGCTTCTCGGGAAAGGGCACGGCACGACTGGGAGTCGACGGCGGCTTTACAGTCGGCGCCTTCGGGGAAGGGGGGACCACCGCGCTCGACGTGATCTCATTCGCCTGGTCGAAGGGCGCGTTCATGGGGTTCGCCCTGCAGGGATTCGCCATTACGGCCTCCTCCAAAGATAATCGGATCTATTACGGGACGCCGGTCAACCCTGAAGAGATTCTCGCCAACAAGACCGTGACCAATCCCGGCGCGGACAGCCTCCGTGCCACGCTCGGCAGATTGATCCCGTAGACCAGAAATCGTTTACACACATCGCCGATCGGTCGCGGGGACGGCTTCCTTTCGCGTCATGCACGCGAAGGCGGGCATCTACTCCTGGATCAATCAGTGCTGAGGAGGAGGCTTTGACTGAATTCCCGTCTCCGCGGGAGTGACACACTTAGCCGCCTTTACGAGATCAGTATCCGAATGGTATAAACAAGATTCGATTTCTCGCTTCCCTCGCTCAACATGGCGGTGTAGC belongs to Nitrospira sp. and includes:
- a CDS encoding lipid-binding SYLF domain-containing protein; its protein translation is MKFGLITKCSTIPASMIALLLCVSWPGNSAALDSSEESAEQQQLVDQATSTFERFLAEPGLAAGYRLKPDSMKAVFIVPKLWRGAVVVGGSGGRGVLLARDLVKGGWSPPAFYTMSSTSFGPQVGVDSSELILIVQTFAALERFSGKGTARLGVDGGFTVGAFGEGGTTALDVISFAWSKGAFMGFALQGFAITASSKDNRIYYGTPVNPEEILANKTVTNPGADSLRATLGRLIP